Genomic window (Paenibacillus sp. PK3_47):
CTTCCGGAGAACTGGCTCAATTTCTCGAACTATACCAAAGCCTTTGTTGACGGGAAAATGCTGCTCGGTTTCATGAACACGATCATTATTGTCTTAATCTCTATTGCCGGCGCTACGCTTACCGGTTCTATGATGGCTTATATCCTGGCCCGCTTTAAATTTAAAGGCAGCAAGCTGCTTATGGGGGCTTTTCTGCTGGCGACACTGATTCCGGGCGTAACCACTCAGGTTGCGACCTTTCAGATCATCAATTCCCTGGAACTGTTCAACACGCGCTGGGCGCCGATTCTTATGTACCTTGGCACTGATATTATTGCCGTGTATATCTTTATGCAGTTTCTTGACTCGATTTCCGAGTCGCTGGATGAATCGGCGATGCTGGACGGTGCTTCATACTGGACGATTTACTGGAGAATCATTCTGCCCCTTCTTAGCCCGGCAATTGTAACGGTCATTATCGTTAAGGGTGTCAATATCTATAACGACTTTTATACTCCGTTCCTGTATATGCCGAAGAGTGACCTGCAGGTCGTGTCGACCGCATTGTTCAAATTTAAAGGGCCGTACGGTTCGCAGTGGGAAGTTATCTGTGCGGCGATCATGATTGCGATTATACCTACCCTGATTGCTTTCGTCTCTCTGCAAAAATATATCTATAACGGGTTTGCACAAGGTTCTGTCAAATAAACCGATAAAGGAGTTTGAACGATGAAAGATGTAAAAATCATTGGAAACAGCCTGCCGAACATGCCTTGGCAGGAGAAGCCTGAGGGACATGAAAATCCGCTCTGGAGACATAACGACAACCCGGTCATTAAGCGGAACCCGGCCAAAGGCGTAGCCCGCATCTTCAACAGTGCGGTAGCCGCCTATGAAGGCAGCTTTCTCGGCGTATTCCGCGTAGAGGACAACACTACCCGCCCCCATCTGCGGATGGGCTACAGTGCGGACGGCCTGGACTGGAAAATCGACGATGAGCCAATCAAGTTTGTCGATGAGCAGGGTAATCCGTATGCACCGCGTTATGCCTATGATCCGCGTCTCGTAAAAGTTGAGGATACCTACTATATTATCTGGTGTACCGATTTCTACGGCGCGGCCATCGGCGTTGCCAAAACCCGGGATTTCAAAACGTTCATCAGCCTGGAAAATCCGTTCCTGCCGTTTAACCGCAACGGCGTACTGTTCCCCAAGAAGATCAACGGCAACTTCGTGATGCTGTCCCGTCCGAGCGACAGCGGCCATACGCCTTTTGGCGATGTATTCCTGAGTGAAAGCCCTGACTTCGTATACTGGGGCAAACACCGTCATGTGATGACCAAAGGCGGCCAAGGCTGGTGGCAGAGCACCAAAATCGGCGGCGGCCCTGCGCCGATTGAAACGACTGAAGGCTGGCTGATGTTCTATCACGGCGTAACCCAAACCTGCAATGGTCTTGTGTACAGCATGGGCGGGGTTATTCTGGACCGCGATGAGCCGTCCAAGGTGAAATACCGTTCCAAAAACTTTGTGCTTACACCGGAAGAATGGTACGAGGAAAGAGGATTCGTGAACAACGTTATTTTCCCATGCGCGACTCTGCATGATGCCGATACCGGCCGCATCGCTATCTACTATGGCGCAGCCGATACCTATGTAGGCGTTGCTTATACCAACGTGCAGGATATCGTCAACTACGTAATCGATACCCATGAGGAAGTGGGCGACGACGCCGGACTGGGCAAGATTTAGCCTGGCAGAGTCAGCGGCCGTAAGCATCATAGATTGAAAGAACCGGATGGCTGTGAGAGGGAGCGGCTGGAACGGAAATCTGCTGTGATTCATAGGGCAGTTTTCGCTTCCGGCCGCTCAAAACTCTGCTCCGGGGCGGTGATCTGGAATGGAGTTGGAATTCCTCCACTCCGAACAAGCGAAGTGGAATTTCACCATCTAATCTTCCGATTTATACCAGAATTACAATGCTTGTTGGAAAAACTCCACTTAAAAGTGCTGGATGAGCCGCTAAAGCTCTTTATCCGCCCGAATAGCTGGAGAATTTCCAACTATTGCTCATAAATGAGGAGTAAGGCTTGGTTTAGCTGGAGGATTTCCAATTAAATTGATCCAAACAGGCCGCGTGAAACCTCTGTTCATGCTGCTGCACCTCCAGTGAGGAGGAATAACAAGAGAAGAATGTTGGAATTACATCTGTTCCTCACACCACCCTTTCCCATTTTAGGAGGATAAACCATGAATGAACGATCCCTATCCCAATTGAAGGCCTATCAAGGCAGCAGTCCTAAACCCGTTGATTTCGATTCCTATTGGGAACGTGCGCTGCATGAGCTCGACAACCAGCCGCTCGATTATGAGCTGGTACCGGCCGAATTCCAGAGTGAGCTGGCAGAGTGCTTTCATCTTTATTTTACCGGCGTAGGCGGCGCAAGAGTTCACTGCAAATATGTAAGACCCAAAGCAGCATCAACGGGAAAAGGCCGTGGCGTAGTCATGTTCCACGGATACTCCTGCGACAGCGGTGACTGGCTGGAGAAAGTAGCTTATGCCGCTCACGGAATCAGCGTGCTGGCTATGGATTGCCGCGGGCAAGGCGGATTATCAGAGGATAACTTGACTGTGCAGGGAACTACAATCCGCGGCCACATTATCCGCGGGATTGACGACCCGAATCCGGATCAGCTGTATTACCGCAATGTTTTTCTGGATACCGCCCAAACGGCGCGTATTCTAATGGGGATGCCGGAGGTAGACCCGGCACGTGTCGGAGCCTTTGGACTCTCCCAGGGCGGAGGGCTTACGGTAGCCTGCGCAGCCCTGGAGCCGCGCATCGCCGCAGCTGTGCCGGTCTATCCTTTTCTCTCGGATTACAAGCGGGCCTGGGAGACAAATATTACAACCTCTGCCTATGAAGAGATCAATTATTATTTCCGCTTTTTTGATCCGCATCATCTGCGTGAGGATGAAATTTTCAACCGCTTGGGTTACATTGATATTCAGAATCTGGCAGGCCGGATCCAGGCCAGAGTATTGTGGGTAACCGGCTTGGTGGACAGCATTTGTCCGCCTTCGACGCAATTTGCTGCATACAACAAAA
Coding sequences:
- a CDS encoding carbohydrate ABC transporter permease, producing MHTFKYSAASFFKYLTLVLGALMALIPIAVVFLASLKTNAEYASTGPLTLPENWLNFSNYTKAFVDGKMLLGFMNTIIIVLISIAGATLTGSMMAYILARFKFKGSKLLMGAFLLATLIPGVTTQVATFQIINSLELFNTRWAPILMYLGTDIIAVYIFMQFLDSISESLDESAMLDGASYWTIYWRIILPLLSPAIVTVIIVKGVNIYNDFYTPFLYMPKSDLQVVSTALFKFKGPYGSQWEVICAAIMIAIIPTLIAFVSLQKYIYNGFAQGSVK
- a CDS encoding glycoside hydrolase family 130 protein, translated to MKDVKIIGNSLPNMPWQEKPEGHENPLWRHNDNPVIKRNPAKGVARIFNSAVAAYEGSFLGVFRVEDNTTRPHLRMGYSADGLDWKIDDEPIKFVDEQGNPYAPRYAYDPRLVKVEDTYYIIWCTDFYGAAIGVAKTRDFKTFISLENPFLPFNRNGVLFPKKINGNFVMLSRPSDSGHTPFGDVFLSESPDFVYWGKHRHVMTKGGQGWWQSTKIGGGPAPIETTEGWLMFYHGVTQTCNGLVYSMGGVILDRDEPSKVKYRSKNFVLTPEEWYEERGFVNNVIFPCATLHDADTGRIAIYYGAADTYVGVAYTNVQDIVNYVIDTHEEVGDDAGLGKI
- a CDS encoding alpha/beta fold hydrolase gives rise to the protein MNERSLSQLKAYQGSSPKPVDFDSYWERALHELDNQPLDYELVPAEFQSELAECFHLYFTGVGGARVHCKYVRPKAASTGKGRGVVMFHGYSCDSGDWLEKVAYAAHGISVLAMDCRGQGGLSEDNLTVQGTTIRGHIIRGIDDPNPDQLYYRNVFLDTAQTARILMGMPEVDPARVGAFGLSQGGGLTVACAALEPRIAAAVPVYPFLSDYKRAWETNITTSAYEEINYYFRFFDPHHLREDEIFNRLGYIDIQNLAGRIQARVLWVTGLVDSICPPSTQFAAYNKITASKDLMVYHEYGHEYLPYLADRTLQTFLTL